The region TCGCCTTGATTAGATGTTGCCACTTGATAATGACGTGTTCTTGCATTTTAGATTTTGAATGATATATTTCGCTTCTCCTTAATTAATTTGCAGAACTGGTAATAGGGTTTGCTCCCAACTAGTGCAACTTTTATAATCGACTAGATATTATTAGGgaatttttgtacatattttgtGCATTTTGTTTCCACATTGTTGGTCTCTCCATCTCAAAGTGCCCCTGGGCTAATCTAGTAAAACTCTTAATTGGTTTCAATTCACCCTTCAAATCTCTTGCAACTCTCAGCGTTCCTAAACTCTTTTTAGTCTCTTTTTTTTAACATCTTCTCAAACTTCTGAAAGCCTTCGCTTTCCCTGTCATTTTGTCTTTGGTTTTTATGCGTGCCTTTATCTTTATTATTTTCCTCACCACTGTTTTCACTATTTGTTTAATCCTAATTGTGGCCTTGCTTCCCTAGCCGACTCGTAGTCGAGGCTCAGAGCCCAGATTTCCCCCTTGTATAATACGTCACCATACTGACACTTCTAGTTTGGCTTCTGAGTTATTTTAATTCAATCCTCGTGGCCAGTGGTCATTTTTCATTTTGATCGCCACAGCTGGTGATCCAAGCCGGCACAGAAGATGCTTTTGCCTGTTCAGATACTGGGGAAGATTCTTTTCTTGCTTGTTTACACTTCCTCGGTCTGTTTctgactcatatttattgagcgataccTGTGTGCAGATGAGTCTActaagtacagtagaacagacacattccctgcccacaagaagcttacagtttagaggatcctCCAGGGttaagggagggacagaggataAGAGCCCTGGCTCCCGGGAAGCCCTATTTCCTCCAGGAGCCACTCCTGCTACTTAAAAGGCTATAACACTTGCTCCGTCACCCCTGGCGTGGGGTGCCAGGGCAAGAAGTGGTGTGAGCACACTGACTCCCCCCGACCACCACAGAGCTCACACCACCTCAGGGGTTCCAGAGCTGACCTTTGGAGTGTGTGCCCTGCGGCCCCAACAGAAAAACTTTCCCCTGAACCATAACCTTCAGGCAGAGAGCAAAAGATGGAGCCACCCATTTTCAGTTCCGTGGAGCAGGTAGCAAGTACAGCTGTCCTCCCTCTCAGGGGGATTTGCACCTATAgggttggcgtttgttaagcgcttactatgtgcagagcactattttaagcgctggggtagatacaggttaatcagcttgtcccacgtgaggctcacagttaatccccattttacagatccctcatctgaagcataaaactgaggcacagagaagtgaagtgacttgcccgaaggtcTGAGTGAACTGTGGGCATCTCCTTTTGAAagggagtgatgatgatggtatctgttaagtacttactgtgtgccaagcactgttctgagcaccgaggaaaggacagattcagGGTATGCATATGTTGCCCCCCTGTTACAGCCCTTTTTTGATGTTCTTCCTCTATCACTgtcagctcatgggcagggaacgtgtccgttatattgttgtattgtttctcccaggcacttgatagagtggtctgcacggtaagtgctcaatgaatacgaccgactGGCTCACGTGCAGAAATCATTCAAAATAGTCACTGCAGGAAGGTGATGAATTGGCATAGTTTGGGGACTTTGCTCTattctaagcccttctttcctcttctcccattcccttctgtgtcgccctgacttgcttccttttattcatcccccctcccgccccactgcacggatgtacatatccgtaatttatttatttctattaatgtctgtctccccctctagaccgtaagctcgtcgtgggcagggaatctgtctagttattgttatagtgtacacagtaaacgctcagtaaatagaagtgaatgagtgaataagtggAAGTTGTTTGTATCCAATTAAATTCTGTTgctcagaaaaataatccagcaAGGACTAAATCCTTGAGCATTCTGGATTTTGGAGGTTGCCCTAACCAAGGGTTATGGATAGATTAAGTAGATAAAACCTTGAGAaccagaacagggattagaaagcCCTATTATTGGCTTTGAGAAAatctaggaggaagagaagcaaacgtccagccccctgcctgtaCCTTATACAGTCGTCTGCTTTAAAGACTAGCGTGATGTTTTGTCATGAGTAAGGGATTCGGTTTGGGGATTCGCACAACTTAAAAATATTCCGATGAGTATTTGCCAACAATATATGCTAGAGTGCATTAATGATATGTGCCTCTCGCTAGCTCTCTATGTGTAGAAGCaagtttttggaggaggtggtatTAATAAAAAAAACTCTGAATGCTGATACAGATCTCCCAAAAACAGGAAgtacccttctctgcctctccccagatGGCTGCTTTATCCAGATTCTaaataaccattcattcagtcgtattttttgtgcgctaactgtgtacagagcagtgtactaagtgcttgagagagtacagtacagtgttaGTAGAGAGTACAGAGTACAGAGGTAGTAGAGTCTTTGGAGATTGGGTTAtgtaacttcacttctcatccCGCTCCCGCTCTAAACGTTTCCTGTCAGCAGCACAGTTTCAGTCCTCGCTAAGTGTGGAAACTAAGTAAGGACCGATGTAAACCTACTATTTAAATGTGTTGTAAAatacttttctttttaaaaatgataggaGATGGAGTGCTAGATCTCTCTACCAAGAAAACCAGCACAAGATCTGAAGAGTCATCACGTGACCCATCTTCTGAGAATTCAATGACTGGGTAAGCTGCCTCTAGGAAACAATTATTAGTTAATCTGTGAAACATCGCTAAAGACAAAGATTTTTCTGTGGTTCCTATGCTCGTGTGATGTTGTATCTTTCTAGCGTTTTTGCCACTCATAAATGTGTCTGCATATTATCACACCTTTCATttgtccttttctttctttctttttttactcTTTCTGTTAAAGAAAAGTTGAAAAGTTTTCAGAACAATCACCAAACTTTAGTTCATGTTGTTAAAAATGAACTACCAACGTAAAATACCACTTTCAAACAGAGGAGACTGGAAAATTTCCATTAATTCTTCCATACTTAATTTAGGGAACATCTCGAACAGAAACATTTAGCCTCCAGCTTTCAAGTCGTAAAATAGCACGACCGAGTTCGAAACGTACTGTTCCGTATCGAGTAGTCCTTAACGGAAGACAGCTCGCAGTGGTTATATACGGTTCTGTCTGGGGTGTGCGGTGGTGACAGCAAGCTGCTCAATGTGGACTCCATACAGCAGTTAACCATAAACTGTCCATCCATGTCCCGAAAGCTGCcgtgacattaatttaaataactgAAAACGCAGTGCCGTTCTGTCGGATTTTGGTGTTTATTCTCGCATCTTCCCATTCAGTAGCCGTAGCGGCGGGTCCCGTCTCTGTCCCCCGGACGTCATAAAATAACGGACTGGGTCGATTAGGAGTATGCAGGAATCGGAGCAGGAGCATCCGTTGGGCTAATGAGTTTTAAACTTGGTACGGGAAACCCGGAGAGTGCCGATGCATTCTAATCAGAGAGAGCTAACTAGCTGAGACCCTGCCTCCGatcgagtcatttggccaagTACGATCGATTTTTCTCCGGCAGAGCCGAGAACCGTCACTTTTCGATTCAGAGGAGTTAGACCGTGCAAGTGTGGGCTGGTTGTGTTGGCTACCGATTTTCTGTGAAAGGGTTGACTCTTTTATTACTTGTTTAGCGGTAACGTCACGTTTCTACTAACAAAGACTCCTTTAGGGTTTGGGTAGTCTCGATCACGGAACGCTAATCGTACGAAACCAATTTTACCCGGGTTGCTCTGCAAGCATCTCTCAGAGGGACTAGCCGCCACATGAGACCGTTATCGAAATATCCCGAGCTAGGATTTAAAGTTCTTGGAAGGTCTGCCGTAGagggcccccctcccaccccccgccccccgtacgATTGACGCATTGCCCTACCAGAACTAGAGCTTTTGCATCTCAAAGACTTAAACGGGTCAGAAGCAGTGATGTTACCTAAGCAAGGAGTCTAATAAAGGAGTGGACCCTCCCCTTCCATAGCTGTGTGAGAGTCTCTCATGCATCAGTTTACCATCGTTTCATTCCATCCATCCAGGAGacaacacagagacagagaggactaTGTGGAAAGAAGTGCTGAGTTTGCAGATGGTTTGCTCTCAAAAGCTTTGAAAGACATTCAGTCTGGAGCACTGGACATACATAAAGCAGGCATACTCTATGGCATACCTCAAAAAACTTTACTTCTCCACTTAGAAGCCTTACCAGCAGGAAAGCCTGcgtcttttaaaaacaaaactcgAGAGTTCAATGATAGCTATTCCTATAAAGACAGTAAAGAAACTTGTGCAGTGCTGCAAAAAGTTGCCTTGTGGGCAAGAGCTCAAGCAGAGCGCACAGAAAAAAGTAAACTCAATCTACTTGAAACCTCAGAATTAAAATTCCCAACAGCTTCCAGTTACCTCCACCAGTTAACGCTACAGAGAATGGTCActcaatttaaagaaaaaaatgagagtCTGCAGTACGAAACACCGAGTCCCACCGTTCAGTTAAAAATTCCTCAGCTCCGAGTGAGTTCTCTGTCCAAACCTCAGCCCGATGGTTCTGGCCTTCTGGATGTCATGTATCAAGTTTCCAAAACCTCTTCAGTCTTAGAAGGATCAGCTCTGCAAAAACTGAAAAATATCCTCCCCAAGCAGAACAAACTAGAATGTTCTGGGCCCGTAACTCGCTCGAACGTTGACGCCGGGTACTTTCTACCCGgggacctctctcctctgtgtctTAATGCTAAAAACGGGACGGTTGACGGAACCTCCGAAAACGCGGACGATGCGCTGGATCGCAAAGATAATAAGCAGCCTAGGAAAAAACGAGGCCGCTATCGGCAGTATGATCACGAGATCATGGAAGAGGCGATCGCGATGGTGATGAGTGGGAAAATGAGTGTTTCCAAAGCACAAGGAATTTATGGGGTACCTCACAGCACTTTAGAATACAAGGTGAAAGAGCGATCTGGAACACTGAAGACGCCACCGAAGAAGAAACTCCGATTACCAGACACTGGGTTATTTCATCTGACAGA is a window of Ornithorhynchus anatinus isolate Pmale09 chromosome 18, mOrnAna1.pri.v4, whole genome shotgun sequence DNA encoding:
- the LCORL gene encoding ligand-dependent nuclear receptor corepressor-like protein isoform X5; this encodes MDKGRGRMAAAAAATVTAATATAPAPAAAAAAQCRSPRCAAERRGFRRELDSWRHRLMHCVGFESILEGLYGPRLRRDLSLFEDCEPEELTDWSMDEKCSFCNLQKETGSDHSTTVGSSQSTPTDELSSQGQSNTDKIECQAENYLNALFRKKDLPQNCDPNIPLVAQELMKKMIRQFAIEYISKSGKIQENRNGSLEPSLICKGIQMNPPENSLQEEQDGPLDLTVNRMQEQNTQQGDGVLDLSTKKTSTRSEESSRDPSSENSMTGRQHRDREDYVERSAEFADGLLSKALKDIQSGALDIHKAGILYGIPQKTLLLHLEALPAGKPASFKNKTREFNDSYSYKDSKETCAVLQKVALWARAQAERTEKSKLNLLETSELKFPTASSYLHQLTLQRMVTQFKEKNESLQYETPSPTVQLKIPQLRVSSLSKPQPDGSGLLDVMYQVSKTSSVLEGSALQKLKNILPKQNKLECSGPVTRSNVDAGYFLPGDLSPLCLNAKNGTVDGTSENADDALDRKDNKQPRKKRGRYRQYDHEIMEEAIAMVMSGKMSVSKAQGIYGVPHSTLEYKVKERSGTLKTPPKKKLRLPDTGLFHLTDSGTAGGCKNGSKPA